A window from Chroicocephalus ridibundus chromosome 11, bChrRid1.1, whole genome shotgun sequence encodes these proteins:
- the KCNMB1 gene encoding calcium-activated potassium channel subunit beta-1 isoform X2, with protein MLGKKLVTAQKRGETRALCLGLGMVACSVMMYFFIGITIVPFYTKSVWTTETTCKVWVNLTTSGQEVMLYHTEDTLERNPKCSYIPDKLENSKEVKARVEKIASNFEKYQTFPCYYDPGKTQTNVILSRLYPPKGLLFAFLWPTLMFTGGCLIIVLVKISQYFSVLSAWQ; from the exons ATGTTGGGAAAAAAGCTGGTGACTGCACAGAAGCGAGGGGAGACAAGAGCCCTGTGCCTGGGACTGGGAATGGTCGCGTGCTCCGTGATGATGTACTTTTTTATTGGGATCACCATTGTGCCATTCTACACTAAAAG tGTCTGGACAACAGAAACCACATGCAAG GTGTGGGTTAATCTGACAACCTCAGGACAAGAGGTTATGCTGTATCACACAGAAGATACACTAGAAAGAAATCCTAAG TGCTCGTACATCCCAGACAAGTTGGAGAACTCTAAAGAAGTTAAAGCACGAGTAGAAAAAATCGCAAGCAATTTCGAAAAATACCAGACTTTCCCATGCTACTATGACCCAGGAAAAACACAGACCAATGTAATTTTAAGCAGACTTTATCCCCCAAAAGGCCTCCTCTTTGCCTTCCTCTGGCCTACACTCATGTTTACTGGTGGATGTCTGATTATAGTTCTGGTAAAAATCAGtcagtatttttctgttctttctgcttggcagtag
- the KCNMB1 gene encoding calcium-activated potassium channel subunit beta-1 isoform X1: MLGKKLVTAQKRGETRALCLGLGMVACSVMMYFFIGITIVPFYTKSVWTTETTCKVLKANIMDKVLCPNSKGLEDEDTFPYPCLQVWVNLTTSGQEVMLYHTEDTLERNPKCSYIPDKLENSKEVKARVEKIASNFEKYQTFPCYYDPGKTQTNVILSRLYPPKGLLFAFLWPTLMFTGGCLIIVLVKISQYFSVLSAWQ, from the exons ATGTTGGGAAAAAAGCTGGTGACTGCACAGAAGCGAGGGGAGACAAGAGCCCTGTGCCTGGGACTGGGAATGGTCGCGTGCTCCGTGATGATGTACTTTTTTATTGGGATCACCATTGTGCCATTCTACACTAAAAG tGTCTGGACAACAGAAACCACATGCAAGGTACTCAAAGCCAACATCATGGACAAAGTTCTTTGCCCAAACAGCAAAGGCTTAGAGGATGAGGATACCTTTCCTTACCCCTGTCTACAGGTGTGGGTTAATCTGACAACCTCAGGACAAGAGGTTATGCTGTATCACACAGAAGATACACTAGAAAGAAATCCTAAG TGCTCGTACATCCCAGACAAGTTGGAGAACTCTAAAGAAGTTAAAGCACGAGTAGAAAAAATCGCAAGCAATTTCGAAAAATACCAGACTTTCCCATGCTACTATGACCCAGGAAAAACACAGACCAATGTAATTTTAAGCAGACTTTATCCCCCAAAAGGCCTCCTCTTTGCCTTCCTCTGGCCTACACTCATGTTTACTGGTGGATGTCTGATTATAGTTCTGGTAAAAATCAGtcagtatttttctgttctttctgcttggcagtag